In a single window of the Cervus elaphus chromosome 1, mCerEla1.1, whole genome shotgun sequence genome:
- the LOC122696139 gene encoding small nuclear ribonucleoprotein G-like: MSKAHPPELKKFMDKKLSLKLNGGRHVQGILRGFDPFMNLVIDECVEMAASGQQNNIGMVVMRGNSIIMLEALERV; encoded by the coding sequence ATGAGCAAAGCACACCCTCCCGAGTTGAAGAAATTTATGGACAAGAAGTTATCATTGAAATTAAATGGTGGCAGACATGTCCAAGGAATATTGCGGGGATTTGATCCCTTTATGAATCTTGTGATAGATGAATGTGTGGAGATGGCAGCTAGTGGGCAACAGAACAATATTGGAATGGTGGTAATGCGAGGAAATAGTATCATCATGTTAGAAGCCTTGGAACGAGTATGA